In Pseudothermotoga hypogea DSM 11164 = NBRC 106472, the following are encoded in one genomic region:
- a CDS encoding PadR family transcriptional regulator: MLLLIAEEPAHGYEIAKKLSELGVGFEGVGPMGNLYRLLARLEAEGLVQSEWDVLGGGPARRMYRITEDGKQRLSFLADRLRFQKNLLEEFFKRYEQLFGQGRE; this comes from the coding sequence GTGCTCCTCTTGATCGCAGAAGAACCAGCTCATGGCTACGAAATCGCCAAGAAGTTGAGCGAGCTCGGCGTGGGATTCGAAGGCGTGGGTCCCATGGGGAATCTCTACAGGTTGCTCGCGCGTCTCGAGGCTGAAGGTTTGGTGCAGTCCGAATGGGACGTGCTCGGTGGGGGACCCGCCAGGAGAATGTACAGGATCACCGAGGATGGCAAACAGAGACTTTCTTTCCTGGCAGACAGACTGAGATTTCAAAAGAATTTGCTCGAAGAGTTTTTCAAAAGGTACGAGCAACTATTTGGCCAGGGAAGAGAGTGA
- a CDS encoding DUF5320 domain-containing protein, translated as MYGPKPWCWGLGMQYRHGWSWHRPRFFRWAFHPWYRPSKESLREYRRWLEEEMKLVDEELKREEVQ; from the coding sequence ATGTACGGTCCTAAACCTTGGTGCTGGGGTCTGGGAATGCAATACAGACACGGCTGGTCTTGGCACAGACCGAGGTTCTTCCGCTGGGCTTTTCATCCCTGGTACAGACCGAGTAAGGAATCGCTCCGCGAATACAGAAGATGGCTCGAAGAAGAAATGAAGCTCGTCGATGAAGAGCTCAAAAGGGAAGAAGTGCAGTGA
- a CDS encoding MarR family winged helix-turn-helix transcriptional regulator, producing MNEDTILKRFFVIQRLHFHILHRELEKHGIHPGQPPMIMIISKHEGMTQNQIAEKLNLRPATVAIMLRRMEKAGLIHRKQDENDRRIQRVYLTEKGRSHCEFLKEQMQRMESIATQGFSEEEKLQLTNFLDRIIHNLKNHTRGDSDD from the coding sequence ATGAACGAGGACACCATCTTGAAGAGATTCTTCGTGATCCAAAGATTGCACTTTCACATCCTCCACAGAGAGTTGGAAAAGCACGGCATTCATCCGGGTCAACCACCGATGATCATGATCATCTCAAAACATGAAGGCATGACACAGAACCAGATCGCCGAGAAACTGAACCTGAGGCCTGCGACGGTCGCGATCATGCTGAGGAGGATGGAGAAGGCAGGACTGATACACAGAAAGCAGGATGAGAATGACAGAAGGATTCAGAGGGTTTATTTGACGGAAAAAGGAAGATCTCACTGCGAGTTCTTGAAAGAGCAGATGCAGAGAATGGAAAGCATAGCCACGCAGGGATTCAGCGAGGAAGAAAAGCTCCAACTCACAAACTTTTTGGACAGGATCATCCACAATCTCAAGAATCATACGAGAGGTGATTCGGATGATTAA
- a CDS encoding ABC transporter ATP-binding protein: MIKILKYLKPYLWLVIVTVSLVIVDSYVTLYLPDLMSQIVDKGITKGNVDYIWQIGGKMLLVSLIQVVAIVVMSYTSSRAAMCAGRDIRADLFKKIQSFSLAEIDKFSTASLITRTTNDITQIQQALVMIQRMVIRAPIVAVGSIFMAISKNAKLTMILLISVPLASLALYLIFSKVMPLFKSMQKKIDRLNLVLRERVTGIRVIRAFNKEEYEKNRFEEANLDLTRTALKVNRIGAIVFPIMTIIMNFTIVALIWFGAKQIDAGQLQVGGMMAVMQYVMQVLFSFIMISLIFVFLPRASVSAQRVLEVLATEPSVREPEQFEEPAGEGVVQFENVTFHYPGAKEPALRNVSFIAKPGQVTAIIGNTGSGKTTILNLIMRFYDVTEGSVKIDGVDVRKIPFEKLRKMIGYAPQRPIIFSGTIAENIRFGRREITDDDIFKAADIAQVNEFALKLPEGLNAQVAQGGTNLSGGQKQRISIARAIAGKHKIYLFDDTFSAVDFRTDAKIRARLMKELKDATVIIVAQRVATIMHADQIVVLKDGRVEGIGRHEELMRSCLVYRDIVFSQISEEEATIGGGLNGR; this comes from the coding sequence ATGATTAAGATCCTGAAGTATCTGAAGCCCTATCTGTGGTTGGTGATCGTGACGGTCTCGCTGGTCATCGTCGATTCGTACGTGACGCTGTACTTACCGGATCTCATGTCACAAATTGTGGACAAGGGAATCACGAAAGGCAATGTGGACTACATATGGCAGATTGGTGGCAAGATGCTGCTCGTCTCTCTGATCCAAGTTGTCGCGATCGTAGTGATGAGTTACACATCCTCCAGAGCGGCGATGTGTGCCGGCAGAGATATTCGGGCCGATCTTTTCAAGAAAATCCAAAGTTTCTCACTCGCGGAGATCGACAAATTCAGTACGGCCTCTCTGATAACCCGAACGACCAACGATATAACCCAGATACAACAGGCGCTCGTCATGATCCAAAGAATGGTGATAAGGGCTCCCATCGTCGCGGTTGGGAGCATCTTCATGGCGATTTCGAAGAACGCCAAACTCACCATGATACTGTTGATTTCTGTTCCTTTAGCTTCGCTTGCGCTCTATCTGATCTTTTCAAAGGTCATGCCTCTGTTCAAGAGCATGCAGAAGAAGATCGACCGACTCAACCTCGTTCTGAGAGAAAGGGTCACGGGAATTCGAGTGATCAGGGCGTTCAACAAGGAAGAGTACGAGAAAAACAGGTTTGAAGAAGCGAACCTGGATTTGACGCGCACGGCACTGAAAGTGAACAGAATAGGAGCCATCGTCTTTCCGATCATGACCATCATCATGAACTTCACGATCGTTGCCTTGATATGGTTCGGGGCCAAACAGATAGACGCTGGACAGCTCCAAGTCGGTGGCATGATGGCCGTCATGCAGTACGTCATGCAAGTGTTGTTCTCGTTCATCATGATATCGCTCATATTCGTCTTTTTACCCCGCGCTTCGGTTTCTGCACAGAGGGTTCTCGAAGTGCTCGCAACCGAACCGTCCGTGAGGGAACCAGAACAGTTCGAAGAACCCGCAGGTGAAGGTGTGGTGCAGTTCGAGAACGTGACGTTCCACTATCCAGGAGCGAAGGAACCAGCGCTCAGAAACGTTTCCTTCATCGCAAAACCCGGACAGGTGACAGCAATCATTGGGAACACAGGCTCTGGAAAGACCACGATTCTCAATCTCATAATGAGGTTCTACGATGTCACTGAAGGTTCCGTCAAGATCGATGGAGTGGACGTCAGAAAGATACCTTTCGAAAAGCTGAGAAAGATGATAGGCTATGCGCCACAAAGGCCGATCATTTTCTCAGGTACGATCGCTGAAAATATAAGGTTCGGTCGAAGGGAAATCACCGATGATGACATCTTCAAAGCTGCCGATATTGCACAGGTGAACGAGTTCGCTTTGAAGTTGCCTGAAGGACTCAACGCCCAGGTCGCGCAGGGTGGGACGAACCTGTCCGGTGGGCAAAAGCAGAGGATCTCGATAGCGCGCGCGATTGCGGGAAAGCACAAAATCTATCTTTTCGACGACACTTTCTCAGCTGTCGATTTCAGAACGGACGCGAAGATCCGTGCGAGGCTCATGAAGGAATTGAAGGATGCGACCGTGATAATCGTCGCACAGAGAGTGGCCACGATCATGCATGCCGATCAAATCGTGGTGTTGAAGGATGGCAGGGTGGAAGGCATAGGCAGGCACGAGGAACTCATGAGAAGTTGTTTGGTGTACAGAGATATCGTGTTCTCACAGATCTCTGAGGAGGAAGCAACGATCGGAGGTGGACTCAATGGCAGATGA
- a CDS encoding ABC transporter ATP-binding protein produces MADEKKPAQPTRLPMRRPGPGGPPIGIPAEKAKDFKGTLRRLIAYLRPYLVPMIIVLGLTITATVLTIIAPKILGRATTEIFRGVMAKMFRLPNAKIDFSYVAKILIQVGTIYSLSGLLMYLQQFIMAGVTQKIVMKMRKDVSEKLARLPLKFYDSRTHGEILSRVINDIDLISNTLQQSLVQFVSGIVSVAGVTIMMLTISPLLTGVTVLTLPLSIVTTIFIAKHSQRFFSRQQKKLGELSGHVEEVYAGHIVVKAYCREKDITEKFEGINEQLCDASHKAQFLSGMIMPLMRFIGNLGYVIVSVVGGILVTRRAITIGDVQAFIQYSQQFTQPIVQISNIVNLIQSTIAAAERVFEILDEEEEKPEKPDALRIEKVKGDVRFENVHFSYVPEKPLIEDLNIEVFSGQRIAIVGPTGAGKTTLVNLLMRFYEIQKGSIKLDGIDIRDIHKNNLRKCFGMVLQDTWLFNGTIRENIAYGKENATEEEIIQAAKMAQAHHFIMALPDGYDTVINEEATNISYGEKQLITIARAFLANPDVLILDEATSNVDTLTEIYIQKAMDELMKGRTCFIIAHRLSTIKNADLILVMNEGKIIERGTHKELLANGGFYAQLYRSQFLGALVEV; encoded by the coding sequence ATGGCAGATGAAAAAAAGCCAGCCCAACCAACGAGACTGCCGATGAGAAGACCGGGTCCGGGTGGTCCCCCAATAGGCATACCCGCGGAGAAAGCCAAGGACTTCAAGGGAACTCTGAGGAGATTGATCGCTTATCTCAGGCCCTATCTCGTGCCCATGATCATAGTTCTGGGTCTCACGATCACCGCAACAGTCTTGACGATAATCGCACCGAAGATTCTCGGAAGGGCAACGACCGAGATCTTTCGCGGCGTGATGGCGAAGATGTTCAGACTCCCCAACGCGAAGATAGATTTTTCGTACGTGGCGAAGATACTCATTCAGGTGGGCACAATCTATTCTCTGAGCGGTTTACTCATGTATCTGCAGCAGTTCATCATGGCGGGAGTCACTCAGAAGATCGTGATGAAGATGAGAAAGGACGTCTCTGAAAAGCTCGCGAGATTGCCCTTGAAATTCTACGATTCTCGAACTCACGGTGAAATTTTGAGCCGGGTGATAAACGATATAGATCTGATCAGCAATACGCTGCAACAGAGTCTCGTTCAGTTCGTCTCTGGGATAGTCTCCGTGGCGGGTGTCACGATCATGATGCTCACGATAAGTCCTCTGCTCACGGGTGTTACGGTACTCACATTGCCGTTGAGCATCGTCACGACGATCTTCATCGCGAAACATTCGCAAAGGTTCTTCTCCAGACAGCAGAAGAAGCTTGGAGAACTGAGTGGGCACGTGGAGGAAGTTTATGCCGGTCACATCGTTGTGAAGGCCTACTGCAGAGAGAAGGATATCACCGAGAAGTTCGAAGGGATAAACGAGCAACTCTGCGATGCGAGCCACAAGGCACAGTTTCTGTCTGGCATGATCATGCCGTTGATGCGGTTCATAGGCAATCTGGGTTATGTGATCGTCTCGGTGGTGGGAGGTATCCTCGTCACGAGGAGGGCCATAACCATAGGCGACGTTCAAGCCTTCATACAGTACTCTCAACAGTTCACGCAACCCATCGTGCAGATCTCAAACATCGTCAACCTCATTCAATCGACGATTGCGGCCGCTGAGAGGGTTTTCGAAATACTCGATGAAGAGGAAGAAAAGCCCGAAAAGCCCGACGCGCTGAGAATCGAAAAGGTGAAGGGGGACGTCAGATTTGAGAACGTGCACTTCAGCTACGTGCCAGAGAAACCGCTCATAGAGGATCTGAACATAGAAGTCTTCAGTGGCCAAAGGATCGCGATCGTTGGTCCAACGGGTGCCGGGAAGACGACGTTGGTCAATCTGTTGATGCGGTTCTACGAAATACAGAAAGGAAGCATCAAGCTCGATGGGATAGACATCAGAGACATACACAAGAACAATCTGAGAAAATGTTTCGGCATGGTTCTGCAGGATACGTGGCTTTTCAACGGCACGATAAGGGAAAACATTGCGTACGGAAAGGAGAACGCCACAGAAGAGGAAATAATACAGGCTGCGAAAATGGCACAGGCGCACCACTTCATCATGGCTCTGCCGGATGGCTACGACACCGTGATCAACGAAGAGGCGACGAACATATCCTACGGCGAAAAGCAGCTCATAACCATCGCGAGGGCGTTCTTAGCCAACCCAGACGTGCTCATACTGGACGAGGCCACAAGTAACGTCGACACGCTCACCGAGATATACATTCAGAAGGCGATGGACGAGCTGATGAAGGGAAGAACCTGCTTCATCATAGCCCACAGACTTTCAACGATAAAGAACGCCGATCTCATCCTGGTCATGAACGAAGGAAAAATCATAGAGAGGGGCACGCACAAAGAGTTGCTCGCGAACGGAGGTTTCTACGCACAGCTTTACAGAAGTCAGTTCCTCGGTGCGCTCGTGGAGGTGTAA
- a CDS encoding HAD-IIA family hydrolase, whose translation MQALKLRDVELFLLDMDGTFYLGDKLIRGALEFLDVVKSQGKNFLFLTNNSSKGPRQYVEKLRRLGVNVDETHVFTSGEATALFLLERYGKTKLFLVGTKALEETLCSYGHTIEWRDPQLVVLGYDTEVTYEKLARACLLIRRNLPYIATHPDINCPSEEGPLPDTGSFIALIERSTGRLPDYVVGKPNSLMMQIVSKRFNLPTSKIAMVGDRLYTDMEFAIRSGAMAILVLSGETTREDFERSSTKPHLVVEDIAVLARMLERG comes from the coding sequence GTGCAAGCTTTGAAATTGCGCGATGTAGAACTCTTCCTGCTGGACATGGATGGCACTTTTTACCTCGGGGACAAGCTCATTCGAGGTGCTTTGGAGTTCCTCGACGTGGTGAAGTCTCAGGGGAAAAACTTTCTCTTTCTCACGAACAACTCCTCCAAAGGTCCGAGACAGTACGTTGAGAAACTCAGAAGGCTCGGTGTGAACGTCGACGAAACTCATGTGTTCACCTCGGGCGAAGCCACGGCGCTGTTCTTACTCGAACGCTACGGCAAAACGAAACTCTTCCTCGTGGGCACCAAAGCTCTGGAAGAAACCCTCTGCTCGTACGGCCACACGATAGAATGGAGAGATCCACAGCTCGTCGTGCTGGGTTACGATACGGAGGTGACTTACGAAAAGCTTGCTCGAGCTTGTCTGTTGATCAGAAGAAACCTACCGTACATTGCGACTCATCCCGACATAAACTGTCCTTCGGAGGAGGGTCCTTTGCCAGACACAGGTTCCTTCATCGCCTTGATCGAACGTTCCACGGGCAGACTTCCAGACTACGTGGTGGGAAAACCCAACTCTTTGATGATGCAGATAGTGTCTAAGAGGTTCAACCTTCCGACTTCGAAAATCGCCATGGTGGGTGATAGACTTTACACGGACATGGAGTTCGCCATTCGCTCCGGGGCGATGGCGATCTTAGTGCTCAGCGGTGAGACAACGAGGGAAGACTTCGAAAGGAGTTCGACCAAACCACACCTCGTCGTTGAAGATATAGCTGTTCTGGCGAGAATGCTCGAGAGAGGTTGA
- a CDS encoding sigma-70 family RNA polymerase sigma factor, with amino-acid sequence MSVKHRLRAKRNEELVNLAQAGLKEALDLIVERYYPMVCKICSKYYAPWAEFDDMVQSALVGLIKAVYYYQPDRSGFTSFAWRSVESELKSFLTFLNRKKNKLLTDALSVDLLASSEDSEETGYSFEDGVRSTARDALAEMIVERVKAFLNEIEIDIFQMWLDGFSYEEIQQALGVNFKKVDNTVQKVKRVVKEKIDPVILRSFFEER; translated from the coding sequence TTGTCCGTAAAGCACAGACTGAGGGCGAAGCGGAACGAAGAGTTGGTGAACCTCGCACAGGCAGGTTTGAAAGAAGCGCTCGATCTCATCGTGGAGCGTTACTATCCTATGGTCTGCAAAATATGCTCCAAGTACTATGCACCGTGGGCGGAGTTCGACGACATGGTTCAGAGCGCTTTGGTGGGGCTCATAAAGGCGGTGTATTACTATCAACCAGATAGAAGTGGCTTCACCTCTTTCGCATGGAGGAGTGTGGAATCCGAACTGAAATCGTTCTTGACGTTTCTGAACAGGAAGAAGAACAAACTCCTCACCGATGCGCTCAGCGTCGATTTACTCGCCTCGTCTGAAGATTCCGAGGAGACGGGTTACTCCTTCGAAGATGGTGTCAGGTCGACTGCGCGTGATGCTCTGGCGGAGATGATCGTGGAGCGGGTGAAGGCGTTTCTCAACGAGATCGAGATCGATATATTCCAGATGTGGCTCGATGGGTTCAGCTACGAAGAGATACAGCAAGCACTGGGTGTGAACTTCAAGAAGGTGGACAACACCGTTCAAAAGGTGAAAAGGGTCGTGAAGGAAAAGATAGACCCCGTAATTCTCAGAAGTTTCTTCGAAGAAAGATGA
- a CDS encoding tetratricopeptide repeat protein, whose amino-acid sequence MIEELFKKAFEAAKVGKFEEAERFYRECLKIRETPEIWNNLANVYVRMERFAEAMECYRKAIACDPSFTMAYVNLASLLLNLERFAEAKLLLLSLLEKGVKNEQVLAMLIVCDLVLNDLSQVVQLYRENASEALNRELAEYGVLEKVLELI is encoded by the coding sequence ATGATCGAGGAGCTCTTCAAGAAGGCTTTCGAGGCAGCCAAGGTAGGAAAGTTCGAAGAGGCCGAAAGGTTCTACAGAGAGTGCCTCAAAATTCGCGAAACTCCAGAGATCTGGAACAATCTCGCGAACGTGTACGTGCGCATGGAGAGGTTCGCGGAGGCGATGGAATGTTACAGAAAGGCCATCGCATGCGATCCTTCCTTTACGATGGCCTACGTGAACCTTGCATCCCTGCTTCTGAACCTCGAGAGGTTCGCCGAGGCCAAGCTCCTGCTCCTGAGCCTGCTCGAAAAGGGCGTGAAGAACGAACAGGTGCTGGCCATGCTGATCGTTTGCGATCTGGTTTTGAACGATCTTTCTCAGGTCGTGCAACTCTACAGGGAGAACGCTTCGGAGGCTTTGAACCGAGAACTCGCAGAGTACGGAGTTTTAGAGAAAGTTCTTGAACTGATCTGA
- a CDS encoding NHL repeat-containing protein — protein sequence MKQFVLVLLVIASLCLAIINEEQARELFARALESWYAGDVVAARESMSQALSGLIYITDIPEFWFFTAKLDIDSGNVARALEDLRTLLVLAPTKDEAISLVKEIETFTNPLAPSTPTLSSEILKIEGFKNSVEYFYSPVSVTTLGRNVCIADKVNYRLIIYGPTGYIVHKLSFKPESVISNAFKYLYVAGEDKIALLDLENNRVEVLASNLLKPVLAGFDRLGRLWGADVDRLFCLEDGKIKFFELDDFYSIQDVEVGLKGIWILDIFKNRIVLFDFNMRKMLELPAYGSWNFELTVFEEPFILKDDTLFLVRKDGLFELGKFPQAFVTMEYNYPFLFLMDFKDHSVYVVPFKGNEPILVKIDSLSFDQDSLILSVRVENIFADPIPILGDMFQVREGGGPVFSELSLSHRKAVWLNADKDFFKKTLPTLKRGSSYAVVVKDVSQLKRDIIVSLRGKNVRIFTEDGANEEVILSGGFGHFKSSFELLQPVWNVKFTRTRPTPSDIVPVKFEIRLVGEVFSDTVYYTKGMIAK from the coding sequence ATGAAACAATTCGTTTTGGTCCTTCTGGTCATCGCGTCGCTTTGCCTTGCCATCATCAACGAAGAACAGGCGAGAGAACTGTTCGCTCGCGCTTTGGAAAGCTGGTACGCTGGAGATGTCGTGGCAGCGAGGGAGTCGATGTCTCAAGCGCTTTCGGGTCTGATCTACATCACGGACATACCAGAATTTTGGTTCTTCACCGCCAAACTGGACATAGACTCTGGTAATGTGGCGAGGGCTTTGGAAGATCTTAGAACCTTACTCGTGCTCGCGCCCACGAAGGACGAGGCAATCTCGCTGGTCAAAGAGATAGAGACCTTCACCAATCCATTGGCTCCTTCGACACCCACTCTGTCGAGTGAAATCTTGAAGATCGAAGGTTTCAAGAACAGTGTAGAGTACTTCTACTCACCCGTTTCCGTGACGACGCTGGGACGAAATGTTTGCATCGCGGACAAGGTGAATTATCGGCTCATCATCTACGGTCCAACTGGCTACATTGTTCACAAACTGAGTTTCAAGCCTGAGAGCGTCATTTCCAACGCATTCAAGTACCTCTACGTAGCTGGTGAGGACAAGATCGCACTGCTCGATTTAGAGAACAACCGCGTTGAAGTGCTCGCTTCGAACCTGTTGAAACCTGTTTTGGCTGGCTTCGATCGACTCGGAAGACTTTGGGGTGCGGATGTGGACAGATTGTTCTGTCTGGAAGACGGCAAGATCAAATTCTTCGAACTTGACGATTTTTATTCGATCCAGGACGTCGAGGTCGGTTTGAAGGGCATCTGGATTCTGGACATCTTCAAGAACAGGATCGTGCTGTTCGATTTCAACATGAGGAAGATGCTCGAACTTCCCGCGTATGGATCTTGGAACTTCGAACTCACAGTGTTCGAAGAGCCTTTCATTTTGAAGGACGACACACTCTTTCTCGTCCGAAAAGATGGACTCTTCGAGCTGGGAAAGTTCCCACAAGCCTTCGTGACGATGGAGTACAACTATCCCTTCTTGTTCTTGATGGATTTCAAGGACCACAGTGTTTATGTGGTACCTTTCAAAGGTAACGAGCCGATCTTGGTGAAGATAGATTCGTTGAGCTTCGATCAAGACTCGTTGATTTTGTCGGTGCGAGTCGAGAACATCTTCGCAGATCCCATTCCCATACTCGGTGACATGTTCCAAGTGAGGGAGGGTGGAGGTCCCGTCTTCTCCGAACTGAGTCTGTCTCACAGAAAGGCCGTTTGGCTCAACGCGGATAAGGATTTCTTCAAGAAAACGCTGCCCACCCTGAAGCGTGGCAGTAGCTACGCTGTCGTTGTGAAAGATGTGAGTCAGCTGAAAAGAGACATCATAGTCAGCTTGCGTGGCAAGAACGTACGAATTTTCACCGAAGATGGGGCAAATGAGGAAGTCATCCTCAGCGGTGGTTTTGGACACTTCAAATCCAGTTTCGAACTGCTGCAACCCGTGTGGAACGTCAAGTTCACGAGGACAAGGCCGACGCCTTCGGACATCGTCCCCGTCAAGTTCGAGATACGTCTGGTGGGCGAGGTGTTTTCCGACACAGTCTATTACACCAAAGGAATGATCGCGAAATGA
- the plsY gene encoding glycerol-3-phosphate 1-O-acyltransferase PlsY, which produces MEYFLVGLISYLCGAVPFSYLLPRLKKIDVRKVGSGNVGGTNALRAAGPVIGFTCMVLDALKTFIPVLVFAQLYNFDKNFVGVASIAAVLGHDFPIFLKFKGGKGVASTCGVFFALCPACGFVFLGSWLILTILTKYVSLASISSLFLASIVALFFDKDIAVLFFLLSAFSTFRHSDNIERLLKGAERKTDLIGMVKKR; this is translated from the coding sequence TTGGAGTATTTTCTCGTGGGGTTGATTTCTTATCTGTGCGGTGCCGTTCCTTTCAGCTACCTTTTGCCCAGGCTGAAGAAAATCGACGTCAGAAAAGTGGGAAGTGGAAACGTGGGGGGCACCAACGCGTTGAGGGCGGCTGGACCCGTCATAGGTTTCACATGTATGGTTCTCGATGCTCTCAAGACCTTCATACCCGTGCTCGTCTTTGCCCAACTGTACAATTTTGACAAGAACTTCGTTGGAGTCGCCTCCATCGCCGCGGTGCTTGGTCACGATTTTCCCATCTTCTTGAAATTCAAAGGTGGTAAAGGCGTCGCGAGCACCTGTGGCGTCTTCTTCGCACTGTGTCCCGCGTGCGGTTTTGTTTTTCTTGGAAGCTGGTTGATTTTGACGATTCTCACCAAGTACGTTTCACTGGCATCGATCTCGAGTCTTTTCCTCGCATCGATCGTTGCACTGTTCTTCGACAAAGATATCGCGGTTCTGTTCTTCCTTCTTTCGGCGTTCTCAACCTTCAGACACTCGGACAACATAGAGAGACTGCTGAAGGGTGCGGAAAGGAAGACCGATCTCATCGGCATGGTGAAGAAGAGATGA
- the der gene encoding ribosome biogenesis GTPase Der, producing the protein MAKVVIAGKTNVGKSTLFNRLIGRRKAITEKEEGVTRDTLKGIVVHGDTFFMLFDTCGVYEKADDEMLQSMKQRALKAFEEADLILFVVSAREGITSEDEYIAQVLRKIGKRVILVINKAENMKIVEENLPDIFRLGFDDYVLVSAQHNINVDQLLEKIVNTLKEMNVPLDQPAKDRDYPSIAIVGKPNVGKSSLFNAILNEDRVNVTPIPGTTRDPVDELVEIDGKKYVFIDTAGLRRKSRIEEKSLEYFSVKRAIDAMESADVVVLLIDAVEGVSRQDKRIARLVLDRGKALVIDVNKFDLIDVKKSEYERAVRAEMPFVDFCRIVFTSVVKKQGLKSLLSAIDEAYASYCRKVEQSKLNKLLLQLPVLVPNLSDVRVYAIRQVKIKPPKFVFTVNRKERIRPEAQNMLQRLIRERVDPFTGSPIFFEFKPRG; encoded by the coding sequence ATGGCAAAGGTGGTCATTGCGGGAAAGACAAACGTTGGTAAATCGACGCTCTTCAACAGGCTCATAGGCAGGAGGAAAGCGATCACTGAAAAAGAAGAGGGCGTCACCAGGGACACACTCAAAGGTATCGTGGTGCATGGTGACACCTTCTTCATGTTATTCGACACGTGCGGCGTGTACGAAAAGGCCGACGATGAGATGCTCCAATCCATGAAGCAACGTGCGTTGAAGGCTTTCGAAGAAGCCGATCTGATCCTTTTCGTCGTCAGTGCGAGGGAAGGGATCACGTCAGAAGACGAATACATCGCACAGGTGTTGAGAAAAATCGGAAAAAGAGTGATACTTGTGATCAACAAAGCGGAGAACATGAAGATCGTCGAAGAGAATCTGCCCGACATCTTCAGACTCGGCTTCGACGATTACGTGCTCGTCTCGGCGCAACACAATATCAACGTGGACCAATTGCTCGAAAAGATCGTCAACACTCTGAAGGAAATGAACGTACCGCTCGACCAACCCGCCAAGGATAGAGATTATCCTTCCATAGCCATAGTCGGTAAACCCAACGTGGGCAAATCATCATTGTTCAACGCCATTTTGAATGAAGACAGGGTCAACGTCACACCGATTCCAGGAACCACAAGAGATCCGGTGGATGAACTGGTAGAGATCGATGGCAAAAAGTACGTTTTCATCGACACGGCAGGTTTGAGACGCAAGAGCCGGATAGAAGAGAAGAGCTTGGAGTACTTCAGTGTGAAACGCGCCATAGACGCCATGGAATCAGCAGATGTAGTGGTTTTGCTCATAGACGCTGTGGAAGGCGTTTCTCGACAGGACAAGAGGATCGCCCGTCTCGTGTTGGATCGAGGTAAGGCTCTGGTGATCGATGTGAACAAGTTTGACCTGATCGACGTGAAAAAAAGCGAATACGAGCGTGCCGTCAGGGCGGAGATGCCGTTCGTGGATTTCTGCAGGATCGTGTTCACGAGCGTTGTGAAAAAACAGGGTTTGAAGTCTCTGCTGAGTGCCATAGACGAAGCATACGCATCCTACTGTAGGAAGGTCGAACAATCAAAACTGAACAAACTGCTCCTGCAGCTTCCAGTCCTCGTACCGAATCTATCGGACGTGAGGGTGTACGCGATCAGACAGGTGAAGATCAAGCCGCCGAAGTTCGTTTTCACCGTGAACAGAAAGGAAAGAATTAGACCAGAAGCGCAAAATATGTTGCAAAGACTCATCAGAGAACGCGTTGATCCCTTCACTGGCTCACCCATCTTTTTCGAGTTCAAACCAAGGGGGTGA